CGTGCGGAGGGAGAATCGGCCACCAACCAGGGCCGCAGGCTCTGGGCGAAGAGCTGTGCACTGCGGGGGCGGTCTCCGGGATTGGGCGAAGTGGCGCGCGCCAGGGCGAGGTCGATGGCCTGACAAGCAGCCTCTTTTTCGCGAAGCTCAGGGCTGAGCCCCGGGGCGGCTGCGAGGGTGGCTCGCTCCGGCGTGCCCACGGCCACCAACGCCTGAGTCGGGCTCGAGACGTCGAAGTAGCGCTGACCCGTGAGCACGAAATACACGATGGTAGCGAAGGAGAAGACGTCGCTCTGCGGGCCGACGGGTGCATTGCCGCCGATCTGTTCGGGCGCGACGTAGCCGGGCGTGCCGATGATGGCGTCGCCAAATGTGGCGGAGAGCCCCGCGGGCTTGGCGATGCCGAAGTCCGAGATCTTGAACATCTCCGATTCCCCGGTGCCGCAGCACAGCACGTTGCCGGGGGTCAAATCGCGGTGCACCACGCCCACGGCGTGGATCTCCGTCAGGCCGCGCGACAAGCTGTCGACCAAGCGCGCTGCGCGTTGAGGATCGAAAGCCATGCGCGTCGCGTTGACGGCGTAGGCGACTCGCGCTTCGAGGGTCGTTCCCTCCACGCCGCCGTGGACGTACTCCAGGGCGATCCACGGCAACTGCAGCGAGCGACCGAAGTAGTCGAAGGAGATGTGCCCCGTGTCGAGCAAGCGCACCACGAACGGCGTGGGGGGCACGCGCTCGTTCAGCCGGCCGAGGGCGACGGCCTCCTTCTTGACGATGGTGTTGGCCTGGTCCCCGGACTCCACCACGAGGCGGGGCAAGATCACCTTGACCACGACAGGCGTCTCGCCTTCGGGAGACATCCGCGTCGCGAAGAATGCCACCGCCGTCCCGCCCTGTCCCAAGGTGCGTTCCACGCGGTAGCTGACGCCCGGATGGACCTCGGAGTCGAAGACCCGCCCTGTGAACGAAGAAGCTGGCCGACTCGGAACGCCGGTCTGCATGTCCCCACCATAGAGGGTTTTGTGCCGTTCGTCAGCGCCGGCGATCGCCTACGACCGGCTCGAGGGACGGCGACGTGAAAAAACCACCGCTGTCCGCGGGGCGATGCCCCTTGCACCGCACTGAGGGCGGCGCTTAGCTGCCGCGCCATGCGAGCGGTCGTGCAGCGAGTGAGTCAGGCGAGCGTGAGCGTGGGAGGGGCGACGGTGGGCCAGGTCGGCGTTGGGCTCGTGGTGCTCGTGGGGGTGGCCCGCGAGGACGGCGACGCCGACGCGGAGTTTCTCGCGGACAAGGTCGTCGGTCTGCGTATCTTCGAGGACGACGCGGGAAAGATGAACCGCAGCGTGCAGGACGTTGGAGGCGGCGTGCTGGCCGTCTCGCAATTCACGCTGCTCGGAGACGTGCGCAAGGGGCGACGTCCGAGCTTTGGTGATGCGATGGAGCCGGAGCGCGCTCGCCAGCTGTTCGAGGTCTTCTGCGCTGCCTGTCGCCGACAAGGAGTTCAAGTCGAAACGGGGAGATTTCGCGAGCACATGCTGGTGGAGCTTTCAAACGACGGTCCGGTCACGATA
This DNA window, taken from Polyangiaceae bacterium, encodes the following:
- a CDS encoding serine/threonine-protein kinase, yielding MQTGVPSRPASSFTGRVFDSEVHPGVSYRVERTLGQGGTAVAFFATRMSPEGETPVVVKVILPRLVVESGDQANTIVKKEAVALGRLNERVPPTPFVVRLLDTGHISFDYFGRSLQLPWIALEYVHGGVEGTTLEARVAYAVNATRMAFDPQRAARLVDSLSRGLTEIHAVGVVHRDLTPGNVLCCGTGESEMFKISDFGIAKPAGLSATFGDAIIGTPGYVAPEQIGGNAPVGPQSDVFSFATIVYFVLTGQRYFDVSSPTQALVAVGTPERATLAAAPGLSPELREKEAACQAIDLALARATSPNPGDRPRSAQLFAQSLRPWLVADSPSARPTRRWFDSIQMMRPESSAPQRFVVRFPPGQDRLLLSVGWNASGHCLAASTRGLCYWDGVRWADVNLEGISQDSKFARRLASTSWLIGGAHGHLARFSSGEVMQRYRCPAEEVTFVDASGDPEDLAVLVGERPGHPPELHAVVAKRFLKPMVVPGAATLSGIARLDEESWLVIGRGHNAPFAAIFRPLLWELSPIEVPPGRALLACASSPEHEFAIAVGTGGACLQLRKDGPRVASIEGAPDFASVAVDPFGRAYAAGAGAIWVQRAPATFALLWQEKSWRAPFISVLADAGLVIGVTVDGGIVECRSSAYDATRPAT
- the dtd gene encoding D-aminoacyl-tRNA deacylase; translation: MRAVVQRVSQASVSVGGATVGQVGVGLVVLVGVAREDGDADAEFLADKVVGLRIFEDDAGKMNRSVQDVGGGVLAVSQFTLLGDVRKGRRPSFGDAMEPERARQLFEVFCAACRRQGVQVETGRFREHMLVELSNDGPVTILIDSKRLF